GTCCGCCCACGGATCGCGCATGCAACGTATCTCAATTCGCCCGCGGCCAATCCTTGCGGCGACTCTCTGTCATGGCACTCTGTCTGGTGGCCTTGGGGGCCAATATCGGCGATCGGCGCGGCACCTTGTTGCAGGCTGTAGCCCAGCTCGCAGCTGCGCCAGGAGTGACGGTACGCGCCGAGAGCGGCTGGCAAGACACACTGGCGGTCGGCGGCCCGCCTGAGCAGCCTGAATATCTAAACGGCGCCGTCCTCCTGGAAACATCGCTGGCTGCGCCCGCCGTGCTATCGATCCTCAAGCAAATCGAAGTGTCGCTGGGACGCGTGCGCGACGTGCGCTGGGGCCCCCGGACTGTCGATTTGGACTTGCTGCTGTACGACGATCTGGTGCTCACCTCGCCCGACTTGACCGTGCCGCATCCGCGAATGGCCTTTCGGCGCTTTGTAATCGAGCCGGCGGCCGAAATTGCCGGCTGGATGCGCCATCCGACGATTGGTTGGACGCTGCGCGCATTGCGCGATCATCTGCGCCATGCCGTGCCCTACGTGGCAATCGCTGGCTTCGATGCCGCCGCCAGAATCCGATTGGCGGCGAATCTGGCCTCGCAAAGTCACGGCCGCTTGATCAGCGCCCCTTTTCCGGTCGAATATGCCTCGGGAACAGGCGCCGACTCGACTGGCCCGGTCCGCGGTCGGGCGATAGAATTGCTCGACTCGTATCGCCGGCTGCTGGACAGGGATCAATGGGCCGAGCTATCGCGATTGGCCGTCAGCGATTTTTGGATCGAACAGCCGTGCAGCGACGCTTCGTCGATGAGGCTCGGGCAAGTCGAGCAAGAATTTGCCCTGGCCGTCGCCGCCGCTCGCACAACGACGATGCGCCCGAAGTTGTTGATCCTGTTGGATCCGCCGACAAATCTCGCGGACGCCAACCAGCGGGCGCGAGCACTTGCTGTCCTGGCACAGCGGCCAGGTGTGGGGCCGCTTTTGCACCTGACGAACGCGTCGCCTGAGGAGAACCTGGCACAGGCCGTAGCGGCGGTCGAGGCCATGACATAGGCCCTAGATCGCGGCTGGTGATGGCTGCGGAGCATCGGGAACAAGTCCGCTAGATCACGTTACAAAACGGACAGAGACCATCGTGAAATTTCCATGACGCAAGGAACCTCGACTCCTGCAACATCGGCCAGCGATACCTGCCGTATTATTCCGACAGGCGCCGCATTACGCGACGCCATCGCTTCGGCTCGACGTGCAGGGCGCACGATCGGGTTCGTGCCGACGATGGGAGCGTTGCACGCCGGCCATACGAGCCTGGTTGACGCCGCGCGCCAGGAGTGTGATCTGGTCGTCGCGTCGATCTTTGTCAATCCAACGCAGTTTGGCCCCGGTGAAGATTTTGAGCGGTATCCGCGCAACCTAACTGCCGATGTGGCGCAACTAGCGCCGCGCGGCGTCGAAATTGTTTTCGTTCCATCGCCGACAGAAATCTACCGGCCGGGTCATGCGACGATCGTCGAGGTCGCGGGCGTGACCGAGCCGTTGGAAGGACCCATTCGACCGGGCCACTTTCGCGGCGTGGCCACGGTGGTTCTAAAGCTGTTGAATCTGGTCGCGCCTGACGTCGCGTTTTTCGGCCAGAAAGATTTTCAGCAGTCGTTGGTCGTGCGTCGGCTGGTCGCCGATTTGGATGTGCCGGTCAAGATTCGCGTCTGCCCCACAGTGCGCGAACCCGACGGATTGGCCATGAGCTCGCGCAATGCCTATTTGGCTCCGGACGATCGGCAGAAAGCGCTCGTGCTGAGCCGTTGTTTGGCGCACGCTTGCGAACTGTTTGAGTCGGGTCAGCGTGATGCTGCGGTGATCAAGCATCAAATGCGCGAGATGTTCGACGACGCGCCGGGCGCGATGATCGACTACCTGACGCTGGCGGACAGTGAATCGCTCCACGATGTCGACGAAGTAACGCCGCACACCGTGGCGCTCGTGGCGGCCCGGGTTGGCAGCGTCCGCCTGATCGACAACTGTTTTCTTGGGCAGAAACCGCTGTGGCAGTGACAATTGCCGACGAACGGCAGATAGCAAACCTAGACCAGCAATACACCGACTGATTACCGACGACTCATACTTATGCTTTCCACCCTCTTTTACATTCCGACCGAAGTTGCAGGTTATCCCGTGTTCGGATTCGGACTACTCTTGGCCGTTTGGGGTATAGGCAGCGTACTTTTGTTGGCATGGCTCATTCGCCGGCAAGGGCTCAACGCCGATACGCGCGGCTATCTACCTGTGCTGCTGTTGTTGGGAGTCGTGATCGCCTACTTGTTGCCGGCTATTTCCGAGCCCGCAGGGCTGCCGATCCGCGGCTATGGGATGATGCTATTGGTGGCCGTGGTCTCGGGCGTGGGTATGGCCGTGTATCGCGCGCGACGGATGGGAATCGAGCCCGAGTTGATCATGTCGCTGGCCTTCTGGTTGTTCGTTAGTGGCATCGTCGGGGCGCGCTTGTTTTATCTGATCGAATATTGGGACAAGTTGATCGCCGGCAAATCGCTTGGCCAGGCCTTGGCCGCCGCGGTCAGCATCAACGAAGGGGGCCTGGTCGTTTACGGCATGCTGGTTGTAGGAGGGGGCGCATTGCTGGCCTTCATCTACTGGTATGACGTACCCGGACTAGCGCTCGCTGATTTGATCGCGCCCAGCGTGGCGATCGGGCTGGCATTCGGGCGTATCGGCTGCTTTCTGAACGGTTGTTGCTTTGGTGGGCCGTGTGATCTTCCTTGGGCCGTCTCCTTCCCGAAAGATAGCGGCCCCCATGAGCAACAGATTCGGCTCGGCCAGGTCTACGGCATAATGGTCGTGGCGGATAAAGAACATCATCCTGTGATCGGCGAGGTGATGTCCGGCGTGCCGATGGCCAGCGTTGGGCTGAAGGTAGGCGACCGCATCGAGACGATTAATCGCCACGAAGTCCCCACGCTCTCGGAAGCTCAGCAGGAATTGGGCGAAGCCTTTCTAGCCGGCAAACCGCTCGAGTTGACCACCAAGCGCGGTGTTTACCGCTTGAGCGCCGTTCCGGGCACCGACCTGCGCAGTCGACCGGTTCACCCAACGCAACT
The window above is part of the Pirellulales bacterium genome. Proteins encoded here:
- the folK gene encoding 2-amino-4-hydroxy-6-hydroxymethyldihydropteridine diphosphokinase; protein product: MALCLVALGANIGDRRGTLLQAVAQLAAAPGVTVRAESGWQDTLAVGGPPEQPEYLNGAVLLETSLAAPAVLSILKQIEVSLGRVRDVRWGPRTVDLDLLLYDDLVLTSPDLTVPHPRMAFRRFVIEPAAEIAGWMRHPTIGWTLRALRDHLRHAVPYVAIAGFDAAARIRLAANLASQSHGRLISAPFPVEYASGTGADSTGPVRGRAIELLDSYRRLLDRDQWAELSRLAVSDFWIEQPCSDASSMRLGQVEQEFALAVAAARTTTMRPKLLILLDPPTNLADANQRARALAVLAQRPGVGPLLHLTNASPEENLAQAVAAVEAMT
- the panC gene encoding pantoate--beta-alanine ligase: MTQGTSTPATSASDTCRIIPTGAALRDAIASARRAGRTIGFVPTMGALHAGHTSLVDAARQECDLVVASIFVNPTQFGPGEDFERYPRNLTADVAQLAPRGVEIVFVPSPTEIYRPGHATIVEVAGVTEPLEGPIRPGHFRGVATVVLKLLNLVAPDVAFFGQKDFQQSLVVRRLVADLDVPVKIRVCPTVREPDGLAMSSRNAYLAPDDRQKALVLSRCLAHACELFESGQRDAAVIKHQMREMFDDAPGAMIDYLTLADSESLHDVDEVTPHTVALVAARVGSVRLIDNCFLGQKPLWQ
- a CDS encoding prolipoprotein diacylglyceryl transferase family protein; translation: MLSTLFYIPTEVAGYPVFGFGLLLAVWGIGSVLLLAWLIRRQGLNADTRGYLPVLLLLGVVIAYLLPAISEPAGLPIRGYGMMLLVAVVSGVGMAVYRARRMGIEPELIMSLAFWLFVSGIVGARLFYLIEYWDKLIAGKSLGQALAAAVSINEGGLVVYGMLVVGGGALLAFIYWYDVPGLALADLIAPSVAIGLAFGRIGCFLNGCCFGGPCDLPWAVSFPKDSGPHEQQIRLGQVYGIMVVADKEHHPVIGEVMSGVPMASVGLKVGDRIETINRHEVPTLSEAQQELGEAFLAGKPLELTTKRGVYRLSAVPGTDLRSRPVHPTQLYSAIDAFLLCAFLIAYYPYRRCDGEVTALTLTLHPLSRFMLEIIRTDEGPVFGTGLSISQNISLLVLAGGIGLWFYVSRQPRGTIWPPRIATV